The Thermoclostridium stercorarium subsp. stercorarium DSM 8532 genome contains a region encoding:
- a CDS encoding type 4a pilus biogenesis protein PilO: MTLTKKEKAMLIILAVLVYIFVFVKFVLLSSMQKIKEAKNRIQTVQTQLDALERDYSNIETFKKQIKENEIIDERLGEYLMDNAGFADSVKFVENLALLIGTRLKGISLGSPIELTEENATYYAFPVSFKTILTEEGINELLKFVEGGSRKVSVNSLNITPAGDETASEFGLTSSNEQLFDVNVSIYFYSIDKDAADNLARFTRAAFERFIENNDLPVFIEDTDKVDIAFPSRNTQAFENTGIRNAGSSSEITLMNADFKIFHRGYLFAGYNFETYSQFNRSERIRYHVGVPVDVTLILGKSQYTIEYADANGYNEKLTGSLPENENRDYTFFIQSNIANDVKENENIWVNVYIRNDSGRNLIIKREQTGDRVRIMDRDGNIIERKSDKEKVYI; this comes from the coding sequence ATGACCCTGACTAAGAAAGAGAAAGCAATGCTGATTATTCTTGCCGTTCTGGTATACATATTTGTATTCGTCAAGTTTGTGTTATTGTCTTCAATGCAGAAAATAAAAGAGGCAAAAAACAGGATACAAACGGTACAGACTCAGCTTGACGCCCTTGAAAGGGATTACAGTAACATTGAAACATTTAAAAAACAGATTAAAGAAAATGAAATAATAGATGAGCGGCTCGGCGAATATCTTATGGACAATGCAGGTTTTGCCGACAGTGTTAAATTCGTAGAAAATCTGGCGCTTCTAATCGGGACAAGGCTGAAAGGCATATCCTTGGGCAGTCCGATTGAACTGACCGAAGAAAATGCCACATACTACGCTTTCCCGGTAAGTTTTAAGACGATATTGACTGAAGAAGGGATTAATGAGCTTTTGAAGTTTGTTGAGGGCGGAAGCAGAAAAGTTAGCGTAAACAGTCTTAACATCACCCCAGCCGGCGACGAAACCGCATCTGAGTTCGGACTTACAAGCTCAAATGAACAGTTATTTGATGTAAATGTAAGCATATACTTTTATTCCATTGACAAAGATGCTGCCGATAACCTTGCCAGGTTTACCAGAGCCGCGTTTGAAAGATTTATTGAGAATAATGATTTGCCGGTTTTCATAGAAGATACGGACAAGGTTGATATAGCATTTCCCTCCAGAAACACGCAGGCTTTTGAAAACACCGGTATCCGGAACGCAGGCAGTTCATCAGAAATCACGTTGATGAATGCCGATTTCAAAATTTTTCACAGAGGGTACCTGTTTGCAGGGTACAATTTTGAAACCTATTCCCAATTCAACAGAAGTGAAAGAATACGTTACCATGTGGGCGTGCCTGTGGACGTAACGCTTATACTGGGAAAGAGCCAGTATACTATAGAATATGCTGATGCCAACGGCTATAACGAAAAATTAACCGGCAGTCTGCCTGAAAATGAAAACAGGGATTATACCTTTTTCATTCAATCCAACATAGCAAACGATGTTAAGGAAAATGAAAACATATGGGTCAATGTCTACATCAGAAACGATTCCGGAAGAAACTTAATAATAAAACGCGAACAGACGGGTGACAGGGTCAGAATAATGGATAGGGACGGAAATATCATAGAAAGAAAAAGCGATAAGGAGAAAGTGTATATCTGA
- a CDS encoding S-layer homology domain-containing protein: protein MSRFKKIIVSAIAGMVFFATVNVNALAQASTDTKSQPSHWAEEEISEAIAKGLVPEELQTNYQSNIKRYEYVLLALKVFDKTGKQVNTENEKPFNDVLNHKYEQEIVRAYNAGIIKGDGKGNFFPDNYITRQEIASLVVNLLMRISPEKDFSVKNSYEYSDESEISDWAKYYIDYCFENKILTGYGNNVIDPKGNATIEQSIALLYRLAKNEGIIDEQAEESEKVEGIRGPVKIEELSQERIEAFVGEYNAETFDIIKKTAENENVEITSFWDKSATLLVKENTISLNSPDFEKNIFALVHDINDELFLETFKKLIKANFINGEKGVTLLEQHLNEMKRGELVDVYEEISENERFVIESLKDDVDNSVSYLMAFIQKKMK from the coding sequence GTGTCCAGGTTTAAGAAAATCATTGTGTCAGCAATAGCGGGCATGGTGTTTTTTGCAACAGTTAATGTAAATGCATTGGCACAGGCATCTACCGATACAAAGAGCCAACCAAGCCACTGGGCTGAAGAGGAAATTTCCGAGGCCATTGCTAAAGGCCTTGTTCCGGAAGAACTTCAGACAAATTACCAGAGCAATATAAAAAGATACGAATATGTTCTGCTGGCTTTGAAAGTGTTTGATAAAACAGGAAAGCAGGTCAATACCGAAAATGAAAAACCCTTTAATGATGTTTTGAATCATAAATACGAGCAGGAAATTGTCAGGGCATATAATGCCGGCATTATAAAAGGCGACGGAAAAGGTAATTTCTTTCCGGATAATTATATAACAAGGCAGGAGATAGCCTCTTTGGTTGTTAATTTGCTGATGCGTATTTCGCCTGAAAAGGATTTTTCCGTAAAAAACAGCTATGAATACAGTGATGAATCTGAAATAAGCGACTGGGCAAAATACTATATTGATTACTGTTTTGAAAACAAGATTCTCACCGGTTACGGCAACAATGTTATAGATCCGAAGGGCAATGCCACCATTGAACAATCCATTGCGCTGCTTTACAGACTTGCCAAAAATGAAGGGATCATTGACGAACAGGCCGAAGAGTCTGAAAAAGTGGAAGGAATTCGCGGACCGGTAAAGATTGAGGAGCTGAGCCAGGAAAGAATAGAAGCTTTTGTCGGCGAATACAATGCCGAAACATTCGATATAATCAAAAAAACAGCCGAAAATGAGAATGTAGAAATAACAAGTTTCTGGGACAAGAGCGCGACGCTGCTCGTTAAGGAAAATACCATATCCCTGAACAGCCCGGATTTTGAGAAAAATATTTTTGCCCTTGTTCATGACATAAATGACGAACTCTTTCTTGAAACATTTAAGAAACTCATAAAGGCCAACTTCATCAACGGCGAAAAAGGAGTTACGCTGTTAGAGCAGCATTTGAATGAGATGAAGAGAGGGGAACTTGTTGATGTATATGAAGAAATAAGCGAAAATGAAAGATTTGTTATTGAATCGCTGAAGGACGATGTTGACAACAGTGTAAGTTACCTGATGGCTTTTATCCAAAAGAAGATGAAATAA
- a CDS encoding type II secretion system F family protein has protein sequence MPVYTYKVKNSEGEIFTGETKVESKEVLLDLFNKHGYKPLEITEKNFVNDVTQLKIFRKKVKIADLAQFCRQFAIMLEAGISIAGALDVLRYQTENPTLRECLNDVYNNIQKGISLSNVMRSFPDIFPPILLSMVEAGEVSGQLDKVFVKMAEHFEKEHKHQQKLKGAMTYPIIVLTVAVIVVAVLVLKVIPTFGEALRGMDVDLPALTQTLLNISYFCSSYWYIILFGTALLIYGIKTMSKTDRGKRILDKVTLKLPIVKDVIQTILTARFSRALSTLLSSGVLLIESLQITKRIISNSLIQERMEKAIETLKQGRTLTQSITEMQYFPPLVLSMIKTGEEAGNLDETLQKAADFYEDQTEEKLQRLMTFLEPLIMIVLGGIVAFILFSVLYPMLSVYQNLSTY, from the coding sequence ATGCCGGTATATACTTATAAGGTAAAAAACAGCGAAGGGGAAATTTTCACAGGTGAAACAAAGGTTGAGAGCAAGGAAGTGTTGCTTGACCTTTTCAACAAGCATGGGTATAAGCCCCTGGAAATTACTGAAAAAAATTTTGTCAACGACGTAACGCAGCTTAAAATTTTCAGAAAGAAGGTTAAAATAGCGGACCTTGCTCAGTTCTGCCGCCAGTTTGCGATTATGCTTGAAGCAGGCATATCCATTGCCGGTGCGCTGGACGTTCTTAGATATCAGACCGAAAACCCGACACTCAGGGAATGCCTTAACGATGTCTACAATAACATACAGAAGGGTATTTCGCTGTCAAATGTCATGCGCAGCTTTCCAGATATCTTTCCGCCAATACTGTTAAGCATGGTTGAAGCCGGAGAGGTCAGCGGACAGCTGGACAAAGTGTTTGTGAAAATGGCCGAACATTTTGAAAAGGAACATAAACATCAACAGAAACTGAAAGGTGCAATGACGTATCCTATAATAGTGTTGACCGTTGCGGTTATTGTGGTGGCGGTTTTGGTTTTAAAGGTGATTCCCACCTTTGGCGAGGCATTACGGGGAATGGATGTGGATCTTCCGGCATTAACCCAGACATTGCTGAACATAAGCTATTTTTGTAGCTCATACTGGTATATTATTCTATTTGGAACAGCATTGCTTATTTATGGAATAAAAACCATGTCTAAAACAGACCGTGGAAAGAGAATTCTGGATAAAGTAACCCTTAAGCTCCCGATTGTTAAGGATGTAATTCAGACGATACTTACCGCAAGGTTCAGCAGGGCATTGTCCACGTTGCTTTCGAGCGGCGTGCTGCTTATTGAATCCCTTCAGATTACAAAAAGGATAATCAGCAATTCATTAATTCAGGAAAGAATGGAGAAAGCCATTGAAACCCTAAAACAGGGAAGAACGTTGACGCAGTCAATCACTGAAATGCAGTATTTTCCGCCGCTGGTGCTGTCAATGATAAAAACGGGCGAAGAGGCGGGAAATCTGGATGAAACACTTCAGAAAGCGGCTGACTTTTATGAGGATCAGACCGAAGAAAAGCTGCAGAGGCTTATGACATTCCTTGAACCGTTAATAATGATAGTTTTGGGCGGAATAGTTGCATTTATACTGTTCAGCGTATTGTATCCGATGCTCAGCGTTTACCAGAATTTGAGCACCTACTGA
- a CDS encoding PilN domain-containing protein → MKDINFLVEETPFEEGLKKEKKSIPMAKVMVMALVIAIGIAVLLTPGIYVRILEGRAAALEKKLSDEKYNEVRAVKAQLASITGKVSSKKAIINAIETQNVPASQILLTVQNALPSGCFLNSVNYNGKSVTIKGIAESSFIAVDYMANLGRLKIFDTVNYSLSIEESQSDVEFTLNYTLKSQGGAN, encoded by the coding sequence ATGAAGGATATAAATTTTCTGGTGGAAGAGACTCCGTTTGAGGAAGGATTAAAAAAAGAGAAAAAAAGTATCCCCATGGCAAAAGTAATGGTAATGGCTCTGGTTATTGCCATCGGGATTGCCGTTTTGCTTACGCCGGGTATTTATGTCCGGATACTCGAAGGCAGGGCCGCGGCGCTTGAAAAAAAACTTAGTGATGAAAAATACAATGAAGTGCGCGCTGTAAAGGCGCAGCTTGCTTCAATAACAGGCAAGGTAAGCAGCAAAAAGGCGATTATAAACGCTATTGAGACCCAAAACGTGCCAGCTTCACAGATACTTTTAACCGTTCAAAATGCGCTGCCTTCCGGGTGTTTTCTGAACTCGGTCAATTACAACGGAAAGTCTGTCACAATAAAAGGCATTGCCGAAAGCAGTTTTATAGCGGTGGATTATATGGCTAATCTGGGAAGACTTAAAATTTTTGATACGGTTAACTACAGTCTTTCAATAGAAGAGAGCCAGAGCGATGTAGAGTTCACACTTAACTATACGCTTAAAAGTCAGGGAGGTGCAAACTGA
- a CDS encoding PulJ/GspJ family protein, producing MNGKRLSRNLPKYACFRICKDGFTLIEAVVSIAIVAILSVVIYSLFFSMSKISKYSEEQLKRYAVIRVIKENVAYSVRNDAEITGTNKKALNLNRAGAGKFEYLPVKDLAGNEYPEYVFDLEYMGTAGINVYRYKVALKPVINESDKFEFMFEVYRP from the coding sequence ATGAATGGTAAGAGACTGAGTAGGAATCTGCCGAAATACGCCTGTTTCCGGATTTGTAAAGACGGCTTTACACTGATTGAAGCCGTTGTTTCGATAGCCATTGTTGCAATTTTGTCGGTTGTTATCTATTCGCTGTTCTTCTCAATGTCGAAAATATCAAAATATTCTGAAGAACAGCTGAAAAGGTATGCGGTAATCAGGGTCATTAAGGAGAATGTCGCATATTCTGTACGGAACGACGCCGAAATTACCGGCACCAACAAAAAAGCGCTGAATTTAAATCGCGCTGGAGCAGGCAAATTTGAATACTTGCCAGTAAAGGATCTGGCCGGCAATGAGTACCCGGAATATGTTTTTGATTTGGAATATATGGGTACTGCGGGTATAAACGTATACCGATATAAGGTGGCTTTAAAGCCTGTTATCAATGAGTCAGACAAATTCGAATTTATGTTTGAGGTGTACAGGCCTTGA
- a CDS encoding late competence development ComFB family protein: MELKNYMEEIVFNFIDDVLKDIDMCKCDICKLDVAAKALNELPPQYFVTEKGEVYSKINNLRLQFEVDVISAITRAAEVVRKKPRHDIK; the protein is encoded by the coding sequence ATGGAACTTAAAAATTATATGGAAGAAATTGTATTCAATTTCATTGATGATGTTTTAAAAGATATTGACATGTGCAAATGTGATATCTGTAAGCTTGACGTTGCGGCTAAAGCATTGAATGAATTACCCCCGCAGTATTTTGTGACAGAAAAGGGCGAGGTCTATTCCAAGATCAATAATTTGAGGCTGCAGTTTGAGGTTGATGTTATTTCGGCCATCACCAGGGCGGCTGAGGTGGTAAGAAAGAAACCAAGGCATGATATAAAATAA
- a CDS encoding vWA domain-containing protein: protein MLSGKKKVFSKIMVFAVVLTLLLGLWTSSAAGAVTLEPNTKAVLELSREISRSKILLDEEITVTYRIKPNPIPATAVRQPQREIYLVIDTSGSMNFNLAGQTIQARSREKSRLDIVKEAALKFLDNLSGKSGVKVGLITYDDVARIVQSLTTNLNSVKSRVNALEANGGTNIGDGLRRAYYRLTDTRSTNENPIEKYLILLTDGEPTYHSTYRTYPYNFYFEDGNAPHFRGGGSYAWPEDKQYCYDVAERFIKQSGIKSYMIAFTEGSNANVLSEVATKAGGVYKRAVTSDALDRVYEEIYLDIVTDFSVEDVSFEETFPAGVEIVSVPAGFTVNGQKVKGSLGNINYTYNSSSRLYEANPIEFTIRLKGSVSGNYTLNSAKISYKDIDNNTETKNFENKTIEVIALQAPIRVDRTINGDEFLMDEEIVVNYTVTPEEFSIDPGLVPPSELIVKNVSFSEEFPEGLQVVSVSTDALNVAAGKVTGNLGDIVYRYDSTSRKYKASPVNFSIILKGTIGEYIIGEGNSSKVSYFDLDKVTKEKSFPELNARVVKFGQPGLEVVNIVKKGEVVDVTLKITLPKRTRYGELRIPVINDDGSLGKVRSSDTLITTVGGSSDVTVTEHTIRNLSIYKTHRAWLFAESVSGETSETDVITIFEGVNVN from the coding sequence ATGCTTTCAGGTAAGAAAAAAGTATTTTCAAAAATTATGGTATTCGCTGTTGTGCTTACATTGTTGTTGGGGTTATGGACAAGCTCTGCAGCTGGCGCGGTAACACTTGAACCCAATACCAAAGCCGTCCTTGAGCTTTCAAGGGAAATCAGCAGATCAAAAATACTTTTGGATGAAGAAATCACCGTTACTTACCGGATAAAGCCCAATCCGATACCGGCAACGGCGGTGAGGCAGCCTCAAAGAGAAATATATCTTGTTATAGACACTTCCGGAAGTATGAATTTTAACCTGGCGGGTCAGACAATTCAGGCAAGAAGCAGAGAAAAATCGAGGCTGGATATTGTAAAGGAAGCCGCGCTGAAATTTCTTGACAACCTCAGTGGCAAAAGCGGAGTTAAGGTGGGGCTTATTACCTATGACGATGTAGCCAGAATAGTGCAATCTCTTACAACCAATCTCAATTCGGTGAAATCCAGAGTTAACGCTCTTGAGGCTAACGGCGGAACCAACATCGGTGACGGTTTAAGACGCGCCTATTACAGATTAACGGACACAAGAAGCACTAACGAAAATCCGATAGAAAAATACCTTATTCTTTTGACCGACGGTGAACCGACATACCACAGCACTTACAGAACGTATCCGTATAATTTCTATTTTGAGGACGGAAATGCTCCTCATTTCAGGGGCGGCGGAAGCTATGCATGGCCTGAGGACAAACAATACTGCTATGATGTGGCCGAAAGGTTTATAAAACAAAGCGGTATAAAATCGTACATGATTGCATTTACCGAAGGTTCAAATGCAAATGTGCTGAGTGAAGTGGCAACAAAGGCCGGAGGCGTATATAAGCGGGCTGTTACTTCCGATGCCCTTGACAGGGTTTATGAAGAAATTTACCTGGATATAGTGACTGATTTCAGTGTTGAAGATGTTTCATTCGAAGAAACGTTCCCTGCCGGCGTAGAGATTGTCTCGGTTCCTGCGGGATTTACGGTTAACGGACAGAAAGTAAAAGGCAGCCTCGGCAACATTAATTATACATACAATTCCTCTTCCAGGCTTTACGAGGCAAACCCGATTGAGTTTACAATCAGGCTTAAGGGGAGCGTAAGCGGAAATTATACGCTCAATTCGGCAAAAATTTCGTATAAGGACATTGATAATAATACCGAAACAAAGAATTTCGAGAATAAAACAATTGAAGTAATAGCATTGCAGGCACCAATCCGTGTTGACAGGACCATAAACGGCGATGAATTTCTTATGGACGAGGAAATTGTTGTAAACTACACCGTAACGCCGGAAGAATTCAGTATTGATCCCGGTTTGGTACCCCCGAGCGAGCTTATTGTAAAGAACGTCAGTTTTTCGGAGGAATTCCCCGAAGGTCTGCAGGTTGTATCGGTATCAACAGATGCGTTAAACGTAGCTGCGGGTAAAGTAACAGGAAATTTAGGAGACATAGTTTACAGATATGACAGCACAAGCAGAAAATATAAGGCATCGCCCGTAAACTTCAGTATCATCTTAAAGGGAACAATAGGTGAATATATTATAGGTGAAGGCAACTCTTCAAAGGTAAGCTACTTTGACCTGGACAAGGTAACAAAGGAAAAGAGTTTCCCTGAACTGAACGCCAGAGTGGTAAAATTCGGGCAGCCCGGACTTGAAGTTGTAAATATTGTGAAAAAAGGCGAAGTTGTTGATGTTACGCTGAAAATAACCTTGCCCAAACGTACGCGGTACGGTGAGCTGAGAATACCGGTTATTAATGATGACGGAAGTCTGGGTAAGGTCAGAAGCAGCGACACGCTTATCACGACGGTAGGCGGAAGTTCTGATGTGACTGTAACCGAGCATACAATCAGGAATTTGTCTATCTATAAAACCCACAGGGCGTGGCTGTTTGCCGAAAGCGTTTCGGGCGAAACCAGTGAAACCGATGTCATTACCATCTTTGAGGGTGTAAATGTTAACTGA
- a CDS encoding shikimate dehydrogenase family protein, whose product MARIKVDGNTSIYALAGKYISFSPVPEFFNQISSFTGYNSVMIPVSTERYGIKPILDSLIKTNCRGVLIDTPHRCELNDWLTSVSDEANNCGAVNIVRIEEDGSIHGHNTEISAFRRAFPKITSEELREKKIFIFGTGGIARAVAFACALEKCAGITIANHNPHKARQLCALLNDKFGNIAMAADFNAPETIHGFYNADIIIQATSVGMFPKFDVQPLPEHFNFMSHHIVFDTIYNPPQTKLMYMAEKRGCRVYNGMDIMFYNCFEAFRWWTGIKVDEENEKKLFNIWKDLIYNI is encoded by the coding sequence ATGGCAAGAATTAAAGTTGACGGGAACACATCCATATACGCACTGGCAGGAAAATATATAAGTTTTTCTCCTGTTCCCGAATTCTTTAATCAGATAAGCAGTTTCACAGGTTACAATTCGGTTATGATTCCTGTCAGTACCGAGCGTTACGGAATAAAACCAATTCTTGACTCATTAATAAAAACAAACTGCAGAGGTGTTTTGATTGATACGCCTCACCGCTGCGAGCTGAATGATTGGCTGACGTCTGTTTCCGATGAAGCAAATAATTGCGGTGCGGTCAATATTGTGAGGATTGAAGAAGACGGAAGTATTCACGGTCATAATACCGAGATTTCGGCTTTCAGAAGGGCATTTCCGAAAATAACCAGCGAAGAGTTAAGAGAAAAAAAGATTTTTATCTTCGGTACAGGAGGCATAGCGCGGGCGGTAGCCTTTGCATGCGCTCTTGAAAAGTGCGCGGGAATTACAATAGCAAATCATAACCCGCATAAAGCCCGGCAGCTTTGCGCGCTGCTGAACGATAAATTCGGCAACATTGCCATGGCTGCCGATTTTAACGCTCCTGAAACCATACATGGCTTTTATAATGCCGATATCATAATCCAGGCAACTTCGGTTGGCATGTTTCCCAAGTTTGACGTTCAACCCCTTCCAGAGCATTTTAATTTTATGTCTCATCACATTGTTTTCGATACGATATATAATCCCCCTCAGACAAAGCTTATGTACATGGCCGAAAAAAGAGGCTGCAGGGTATATAACGGCATGGATATCATGTTTTACAACTGTTTTGAGGCTTTCCGGTGGTGGACCGGTATAAAGGTTGATGAGGAAAATGAAAAAAAATTATTTAATATTTGGAAAGACCTGATTTATAATATATAG
- a CDS encoding YqeG family HAD IIIA-type phosphatase: MGKGLKPDLYIKSVFDLDVNWLKERGIKGVLLDIDNTLVTHKQKIPDEKVVELIKRFQENGIKAAIVSNARKKRVAVFNEKLGLYAKHRAFKPSNRGFLKAMSDLNLAPEETAVIGDQLFTDIRGGNRIGLTTILVDPLDKNEPATVRIKRIFEKLFLKRKPWHD, from the coding sequence ATGGGCAAAGGGCTAAAGCCGGATTTGTACATTAAGTCAGTATTCGATCTTGACGTTAATTGGCTGAAAGAGCGTGGAATCAAAGGAGTTTTACTGGATATAGACAATACCCTTGTAACCCATAAACAAAAAATTCCCGACGAGAAAGTAGTGGAATTGATAAAGCGTTTTCAGGAAAACGGCATTAAAGCTGCAATTGTGTCCAATGCCAGGAAGAAAAGGGTTGCGGTATTTAATGAAAAATTAGGCCTGTACGCGAAACACCGGGCGTTCAAGCCGTCAAACAGAGGATTTCTGAAAGCCATGTCTGACCTTAACCTCGCTCCGGAAGAAACCGCCGTAATCGGAGATCAGCTGTTTACCGATATACGGGGCGGAAATAGGATTGGGCTTACAACAATTCTCGTTGATCCGCTGGACAAAAATGAACCCGCTACAGTCAGAATAAAAAGAATTTTTGAAAAACTTTTTCTTAAAAGAAAACCATGGCATGATTAG
- a CDS encoding type II secretion system protein, whose translation MMKKLLKQNKGFSLVELLVAILIMAVIAATAIMLFGGVLNSSKTRADAETAENIKRAILTYMNLTNDTDLSCLDVDKENPDDLIQKLSCIIKIDEKNGVTFTKPSNAAFEGDLSTVDAEKIDGTDIPGEYGPFLDGSKDMKPQAPDKVGWKINVDVKTQVVTVEAVKGGTEEEEEKPGVTIKTD comes from the coding sequence ATGATGAAAAAACTGCTAAAACAAAACAAAGGTTTTTCGCTCGTTGAGCTGCTTGTGGCAATACTCATCATGGCTGTTATCGCAGCCACGGCGATTATGCTCTTCGGAGGAGTGCTTAATTCCAGCAAGACAAGAGCAGACGCCGAGACCGCGGAAAATATCAAGAGGGCAATTTTAACGTACATGAATCTTACTAATGACACTGATCTGAGCTGTCTGGACGTGGACAAAGAAAATCCCGATGATCTTATACAGAAATTGTCTTGTATAATTAAAATTGATGAAAAGAATGGAGTAACATTTACAAAACCAAGCAATGCTGCGTTTGAAGGAGATCTAAGTACTGTAGACGCGGAGAAGATTGATGGTACTGATATACCAGGCGAATATGGGCCCTTTTTGGACGGTTCTAAAGATATGAAGCCACAAGCACCTGACAAAGTGGGTTGGAAAATAAATGTCGATGTAAAAACGCAAGTAGTTACTGTTGAGGCTGTTAAAGGAGGAACGGAAGAGGAAGAGGAAAAGCCAGGAGTTACAATAAAAACTGACTGA
- a CDS encoding branched-chain amino acid aminotransferase, translated as MTISVERTKTPKQKPGTDQLVFGKVFSDHMFICDYSPDKGWHNARIVPYQNLSIDPSTMTLHYAQSIFEGLKAYKTKDGHVNLFRPRENIKRLNASCRRLCIPTVDEEFALTAIKKLVDVDRDWIPEGDGTSLYIRPFIFATEPHIGVRPSTTYSFVIITGPVGAYYKEGINPVKIYVEPNYVRAVRGGLGEIKASANYAASLKAQVEANEKGYTQVLWLDGVEKKYIEEVGTMNVFFIIGDEIVTPELSGSILPGITRKSCIELLRHWGYNMNERRISIQEVYEAHEKGLLKEVFGTGTAAVISPVGELCWNGNVITINNGKTGPISQRLYDTLTGIQYGKLPDEFGWIEKV; from the coding sequence ATGACTATTTCTGTTGAACGAACGAAAACGCCGAAACAGAAGCCCGGCACTGACCAACTGGTTTTCGGGAAAGTATTTTCGGATCATATGTTCATATGCGATTATTCTCCCGACAAAGGCTGGCATAACGCACGCATCGTACCCTATCAGAACCTCAGTATAGATCCCTCCACAATGACACTTCATTACGCTCAAAGCATCTTTGAAGGCTTAAAGGCTTATAAAACCAAGGACGGGCACGTAAATCTCTTCAGACCCCGCGAAAATATCAAAAGGTTAAACGCATCATGCAGGCGTCTTTGCATACCCACGGTTGACGAAGAATTTGCCCTGACGGCTATCAAAAAACTGGTCGATGTTGACAGGGACTGGATCCCCGAAGGAGACGGAACATCATTGTATATCCGCCCGTTTATCTTCGCAACCGAACCCCACATAGGCGTAAGGCCTTCAACGACGTACAGCTTTGTTATAATAACCGGTCCCGTCGGAGCTTATTACAAAGAGGGAATTAATCCGGTCAAAATCTACGTTGAGCCCAACTATGTCCGTGCGGTCAGAGGCGGCCTCGGTGAAATCAAAGCATCCGCCAACTATGCCGCAAGCCTTAAAGCTCAGGTTGAAGCCAATGAAAAAGGCTATACTCAGGTCCTTTGGCTTGACGGCGTAGAGAAAAAATACATAGAAGAAGTCGGAACAATGAACGTATTCTTTATAATCGGCGACGAGATTGTTACGCCTGAACTTAGCGGGAGCATTCTGCCGGGTATAACAAGAAAATCCTGTATTGAACTTCTCAGACACTGGGGATATAACATGAATGAACGCAGAATTTCCATTCAGGAAGTTTATGAAGCCCACGAAAAAGGTCTTCTGAAAGAAGTATTCGGAACAGGTACTGCTGCGGTTATTTCGCCTGTGGGTGAATTGTGCTGGAACGGCAATGTTATAACAATAAACAACGGAAAAACAGGGCCTATCTCCCAGCGCCTGTACGACACGCTCACCGGCATTCAGTACGGAAAACTCCCCGATGAGTTTGGCTGGATTGAAAAAGTGTAG